In Cicer arietinum cultivar CDC Frontier isolate Library 1 chromosome 1, Cicar.CDCFrontier_v2.0, whole genome shotgun sequence, one DNA window encodes the following:
- the LOC101514193 gene encoding metal tolerance protein 10-like yields MAESVGVHGRSEPLLDDEASNPSWRLNVKEFHIPSQNVANQQNHRSLSFNGLLRKTKKQRKVAEYYKKQERLVEGFNEMEAMHETGFFPGGLTEDEMKQLAKSERMAVHVSNACNLVLFAAKVFASIESRSLAVIASTLDSLLDLLSGFILWFTSNAMRKPNRFHYPIGKKRMQPVGIIVFASVMATLGLQILIESGRQIISKAKPEVDPKKVNWMIGIMVFVTVVKFVLMIYCRRFKNEIVRAYAQDHFFDVITNSVGLAAAVLAVKFDWWIDPTGAIIIALYTINTWTKTVIENVWSLIGRTAPPDFLAKLTYLIWNHHELIKHIDTVRAYTFGANYFVEVDIVLPEDMLLNQAHNIGETLQEKLEQIAEVERAFVHIDFEFTHRPEHKTSV; encoded by the exons ATGGCTGAGAGTGTTGGTGTACACGGAAGAAGTGAACCTCTTCTTGATGATGAAGCTTCAAACCCTTCTTGGAGACTCAATGTGAAGGAGTTTCATATACCATCACAAAATGTTGCTAATCAACAAAACCATCGTTCCCTCTCTTTCAATGGCCTTCTTCGTAAGACTA AGAAGCAACGCAAGGTGGCGGAGTATTACAAGAAACAAGAGAGACTTGTTGAAGGGTTTAATGAAATGGAGGCAATGCATGAAACTGGTTTTTTCCCAGGAGGTCTCACTGAG GATGAAATGAAGCAACTGGCGAAGAGTGAGAGGATGGCAGTTCATGTGTCGAACGCATGTAACTTGGTTCTGTTTGCAGCGAAGGTTTTCGCGTCGATTGAGAGCAGATCATTAGCAGTCATTGCTTCAACACTAGATTCTCTTTTGGACCTCTTGTCAGGTTTCATACTGTGGTTTACTTCCAATGCCATGAGAAAGCCAAACCGATTTCACTATCCGATTGGAAAGAAACGCATGCAACCAGTG GGTATCATAGTTTTTGCATCAGTGATGGCAACCTTGGGATTGCAGATTTTGATCGAGTCTGGCCGGCAAATTATTTCAAAG GCAAAGCCGGAAGTGGATCCAAAAAAGGTGAATTGGATGATTGGAATTATGGTATTCGTGACTGTAGTGAAGTTCGTTCTTATGATCTACTGTCgaagatttaaaaatgaaatcgtCAGAGCTTACGCACAAGATCATTTTTTTGATGTCATTACTAATTCGGTTGGATTAGCTGCTGCTGTTCTAGCTGTCAAATTCGACTGGTGGATCGATCCAACAGGAGCTATTATT ATTGCATTGTATACAATCAATACATGGACAAAGACAGTGATTGAGAATGTCTGGTCACTCATTGGAAGAACAGCACCACCTGATTTTTTGGCAAAGCTAACTTACCTTATATGGAACCATCATGAACTAATCAAACACATAGATACTGTTAGAGCATACACTTTTGGTGCAAATTACTTTGTGGAAGTTGACATTGTTTTGCCAGAAGACATGCTTCTTAACCAAGCACACAACATTGGTGAAACACTTCAAGAGAAGCTTGAACAAATTGCAGAAGTTGAAAGGGCTTTTGTGCACATAGATTTTGAGTTCACTCATAGACCTGAGCATAAGACTTCAGTATAA